GACCTCCTCGCCGGCCAGGTGGCCGAGGCCCTCGCCCAGGACGGACCCGGCCTCGACGTGCCCGCCTCCGTGGACCGGGTCACCGAGGCGCTGCTGCTCGACGTGGACTGGTTGCTGGTGAAGACCGACTTCCTGGTGCACGCGGCCCGCGACCCGGCCGTCGCCCGGACCCTGCTGGAGCACCGCGCCCGGCTCCGGGAGGCCATCGCCGGCCGGCTCGGCCGGGCCCGGGGCCGCACCGCCCCGCCCGCCGTCCTCGGCGGTGCCGACGGCGCCGCCCGGGCCGTGGTCGCGGCCTACGACGGCGTGACCACCCAGCTGCTGCTGGACAAGGACGTGGACGCCGCCCGTAGCTGGCTGAAACAACTGCTCACTGCCCTGCTGACCGGCGGCGGCACCCCTGACGAGTCGTAGACGGAAGGAACCGGACGCCATGGACGCGGACGCCATCATCGTCGGAGCGGGTCTCGCCGGCCTGGTCGCGGCCCACGAACTCACCAGCCGGGGCCGGCGGGTGGCCCTGGTCGACCAGGAGAACGCCGCCAACCTCGGCGGCCAGGCGTACTGGTCCTTCGGCGGGCTCTTCCTCGTCGACTCCCCGGAGCAGCGCCGCCTGGGCGTCAAGGACTCCTTCGACCTCGCCTGGAACGACTGGCAGGGCAGCGCCGGCTTCGACCGGACCGAGGACGAGGACTCCTGGGCGGTGCGCTGGGCGCGCGCCTACGTCGAGTTCGCGGCCGGCGAGAAGCGGTCCTGGCTGCGCGGCCACGGCATCGAGCTGCTGCCCACCGTCGGCTGGGCCGAGCGCGGCGACCTGCGGGCGGGCGGGCACGGCAACTCCGTGCCCCGCTTCCACATCGCCTGGGGCACCGGCACCGGCGTGGTCGGCCCCTTCGTGCGCCGCGCCCGCCAGGCCGCCCGGGACGGGCTGCTCACCTTCCACCACCGCCACCGCGTGGACGAGCTGGTCGTCGAGGGCGGCACGGTGCGCGGGGTGCGCGGCACCGTCCTCGTCCCCGACGACGCGCCGCGCGGCGCCGCCTCCAGCCGCGAGCGCGCCGGCGACTTCGAACTCACCGCCCAGGCGGTGATCGTCACCAGCGGCGGGATCGGCGCCGACCACGACATCGTCCGCCGCCACTGGCCCGAGCGGCTCGGCACGCCCCCCGCCGAGATGGTCACCGGCGTTCCCGCCTACGTCGACGGCCGCATGCTCGACATCAGCGCCGGGGCCGGCGTGCGCCTGGTCAACCGGGACCGCATGTGGCACTACACCGAGGGCCTGCGGAACTGGGACCCCGTCTGGGCCGGGCACGGCATCCGCATCCTGCCCGGACCGTCCTCCCTGTGGCTGGACGCCCTCGGCCGCCGCCTGCCCGACCCGTGCCTGCCCGGCTACGACACCCTCGGAACCCTCAAGCACCTGCGCACCACCGAGGACATCGCCGGGTACGACCACTCCTGGTTCATCCTCAACCGGAAGATCATCGAGAAGGAGTTCGCGCTCTCCGGCTCCGAGCAGAACCCCGACATCACGGCCAAGGACCGCAAGGCCGTGCTGCGCGACCGGCTGCTCGGCAAGGGGGCTCCCGCGCCGGTGCGGGCCTTCCTCGACAAGGGCGCGGACTTCGTCACCGCGTCCACCCCGGAACGCCTGGTGGACAGGATGAACGGCCTGACGGACGAGCCGCTGCTGGACCCGGCCGCGGTGCGCCGCCAGATCGAGGCCCGCGACCTGCAGATCGCCAACCCGTACAGCAAGGACTCTCAGATCCAGGGCATCCGCAACGCCCGCCGCTACATCGGCGACCGCCTCGGCCGGGTCGCCGCCCCGCACCGCATCCTCGACCCGGCCGCCGGCCCCCTGATCGGCGTCCGGCTGCACATCCTGACCCGCAAGACCCTCGGCGGCATCCAGACCGACCTCGACTCCCGCGCCCTGGGCACCGACGGCAGGCCCGTCGCCGGGCTGTACGCGGCGGGCGAGGTGGCCGGGTTCGGCGGCGGCGGCGTCCACGGCTACAACGCCCTGGAGGGCACCTTCCTCGGGGGCTGCCTGTTCTCGGGCCGGGCGGCGGGCCGGGCGGCGGCGCGGCAGACGGGCTGACGTCAGCCCGTGCCCCGCAGCAGTTCCGCCAGCACCGAGGCGTGGCTGCGCCCGGGCGTCCTGGACGCCGTCAGCAGGGTCACCCGGCCCCGGCGCGCCGAGGCCCGCAGGCCGTCGAGCGGTTCGGCGGCCCGCGCAGCGGCCAGTTCGGCCCGGTAGCGGCGCCGGAACTCCCCGTAGGAGCCCTCCGCACCGTGGAACCACCTGCGCAGTCCGGTCGACGGCGCGAGCCCCTTCGGCCACTCGTCCACCCGGGCCTCCTCCTTGGACAGCCCGCGCGGCCAGAGCCGGTCCACCAGCACGCGCAGTCCGTCGTCCGGTTCGGGCGGGTCGTAGATCCGGCGCACGCGCACGCTCACGGTCGGGCCCCTCGTCGGAAGTTCGCGGACGGTGCCGCGAGCGTACGTCCGGCGGCTCGCCCCGCCGGAAAGTGACGCGGCGCGAGTTGACCTGAATGAGGGGAGAACAGGCCACTCGTGCTTCTAGTCTGTGGGCGAAACGACCAGAAGCGATCATTCCGTCATCCTTCGAGGAGCGCCCGTGACGCCACCGCCCCGGCAGCCCGCCCGACGACGCACCACCGTCCCGCGCCGCGAGGCCGTCCTCGCCGCCGTCCCCGTCGCCGTCGCGGCACTGCTCGGGGCCGCGGGGCCCACGGCGACCGGCACCACCGGCGCGCCCGGCGCCGGCGACCCCTACTTCCCGCTCAGCGGCAACGGCGGCTACCACGTGAGCCACTACGACCTGACGCTCCGTTACGACACCGCCTCCCGGCACCTGGACGGCAAGGCCGTCCTCACCGCCCGCGCCACCCAGCGGCTCGGCCGCTTCGACCTCGACCTCGAGGGCCTGGAGGTCACCGGCGTCACCGTCGACCGCACCGCCGCCCGCTTCCGCCGCAACGGCCAGGAACTCGTCGTCACCCCCCGCCACACCCTGGGCGCGGGCCGGGAGTTCCGCGTCACCGTCGCCTACGCGGGCACCCCGACGCCGGTCACCGACCCGGACGGCTCGGCCGACGGCTGGATCCCCACCGACGACGGGGCGTTCGTCGCCGGGGAGCCGCAGGGCGCGATGACCTGGTTCCCGGCGAACGGCCACCCCGGGGACAAGGCGTCGTACGACATCACCATCACCGTCCCCGAGGGCCGCACCGCCGTGGCCAACGGTGTCCTGCGCGGGCGGCACACCGCGCACGGCCGCACCACCTTCCGCTGGCACCAGGCCGAACCGATGGCCGCCTACCTGGCCACCGCCACCGTCGGCAGGTTCCGGACGGAGTCCTACACCACCGCCGACGGCATCCGGGTCTACAACGCCGTCGACGCGCGGGAGGCGGCCGCCGCGGCCCCGGTGCTGAAGAAGCTGCCCTCCGTCCTCGCCTGGGAGAGCGGGCTGTTCGGCCCGTACCCGTTCCGCGCCGCCGGGTCGGTCGTCGACCACGCCCCGGACGTCGGCTACGCCCTGGAGACCCAGACCCGGCCCGTCTACGACTCCGCGCCCGACCTCGGCACCCTCGTCCACGAGAACGCCCACCAGTGGTTCGGCGACTCCGTCTCGCTGACCTCCTGGCAGGACATCTGGCTCAACGAGGGCTTCGCGACCTACGCCGAGTGGCTGTACAGCGAGCAGCACGGCGGTGACAGCGCCCAGAAGACCTTCGACGCCCTCTACGCCCGCCCCGCGGACGACGGGTTGTGGGCCTACCCGCCCGCCGACCCGGGCAGCGGCGCCCGTATCTTCGGCACCCCCGTCTACGCCCGCGGCGCCATGGCCCTGCACGAGCTGCGCACGGCCGTCGGCGACCGGACCTTCTTCCGCGTCCTGCGGGCCTGGGCGGCCGGACACCGCGCCGGGCACGGTACGACGGCCCAGTTCGTGCGGCTCGCCGAACGGCGGTCGGGAAAGGACTTGACGGGGCTGTTCCGCACCTGGCTCCGCACCAAGGGCAAGCCGGGCGGCGCCTGAGCCCGTCCGGTGCGGTGCGCCGGCCCCGCGAAGCCCGGGACGCCGGCCCGATTCCCGGGGCGTGGCGCGGGTACTCCGGTTCGCGCGAGACAGCAGTGGAGGAGGCGTCGTCATGAGTGCACCGCAGGGCCTGCCCGTCGTGTCCGGGCTCGCCGATCTGGCCCGCTTGGTGGAGCGGCGGCAAGGGCTGTACGTGCGCTGGTCCAAGGGGCCCGGGACCGACCTCGGCAAGGTGTCCAGCACGGACGAGCTCACCGGCGTCCCCATGCCGGGGCTGTCCGCCAACCCCCTCGACGTCGAGGAGTGGTGGGAGGGCCGGTCCGTGGAACTGTGGGTGGCCCGCCGTCTGTACGACTACGCGCACCTGCCGCACGAGAAGGGCCCCGGCGTGCGTCCCTGGGTCCTGCGCGGGCGCGAGACGGGCCGGGGCCCCGACAACGAGCCGCTCGTGGTGGACGTGGAGCCGGTGTGCTGGATCGCGGACGAGGTGATCCGCGCGGCCCGGGCGGCGGTGGCCCGGCAGGAACGCGACTGGGGGACCCTGCGCCGTTCCGGCCGCTGAGTCCCCCGGGTCCCGCCGCTCGTGTCCGGGCTCAGCCCGAGCGCGGACGCGAGCTGGCGCGACGCCGCAGCGTCCGCCGTTCCGTCTCGGTCGTCCCGCCCCAGACACCGATGGTCTGCCCCGTGTCCAGCGCCCAGTCCAGGCACTGCTCACGTACCGGACAGCGTCCGCACACCGCCTTGGCCTGCTGGGCCTGGACCTGCGCCGGCCCGGTGGTGCCGATGGGGAAGAACAGGTCGGGATCCTCATGACGGCACGCGGCATGTTCGCGCCAGTTGTCCATTCGAAGTCTCCTGCGTTCGTCGTCGTCCGTACCTGCCGAATGCGTTCCTCGGTTGCGGGTGACCGGCCCCGGGCGCATGAAACAGGGGGAACCGGCACGGGAACGGCGGGCGACGACGGGAGGCGGCGGGAAACGGGCGACGGTGGCGGCCGCCGCGGCCGCCGACCGCGGCGCCCGGGGGCTCAGCGGCGCAGGGCCCCGGCGGCCGTGACCGCCACCGCCTCGGCCACGGCCGCCAGCGCGGGGGAGTCGAGTTTCCACTGCTGCCAGTACAGCGAGAGGTCGGTCCACAGGCGAGGGGCGAGGGGCACGAGCCGGCCGGCGCGCAGCAGCGGGCGGGCCTGGGCCTCGGGGACCAGGCCCCAGCCGAGCCCCGCGGCCACCGCCTCCACGAACCCCTCCGAGGTGGGCACCTGGTGCCGCAGCGGGCCGGCGCCGTCACGGCCCAGCCGCCGTACGAAGCCGTCCTGGAAGTCGTCCTTGCGGTCGAAGACCACGACCGGAGCCCCGGTCAGGACGTCCCGCAGGGGCCCGTCCAGGTACCGCTCGGCGAACCCGGGCGCGGCCACCGGCAGGTAGCGCATCCGGCCGAGCGGACGGACCGAGCAGCCGGGCACCGGGCCGGGGGAGGAGGTCACCGCCGCCATCACCAGCCCCTCCCGCAGCAGCGCCGCCGTGTGGTCCTCGTCCTCCCGGTGCAGTTCGAAGCAGAGTCCCGGCACCCGGGTCAGCGCCCCGAGGAACCAGGTCGCCAGCGAGTCCGCGTTCACCGCCACCGACACCCGCGTCGGCTCCCCGGCGCCGCTCAGCCCGAGCTCCCCGCGCGCCTCCCGTTCCAGCCGGGCCAGCTGCCGGGCGTAGCGCACCAGGACCGCGCCGGACTCGGTGGGCCGCACCGGCTTGGTGCGCTGCAGCAGCACCCGGCCGGTGCGCTGCTCCAGCGCCCTGATCCGCTGGCTGACCGCCGACGGCGTGACGTGGAGGACCGCCGCCGCCGCGTCGAACGTGCCTTCGTCCACCACGGTGAGCAGTGTGCGGACCTGGTCCAGGGGAAGCTCCGGCATCACATCGGCTAACGATACGTAAGAATCATTAGCTGTACGCCCGGTCGGCCGTCCGCCTAGCGTCGGGCGCATGAACCACGCCCTGACCGCCACGGCCGCCGGCTTCGGCACCGGCCTGTCCCTGATCGTCGCCATCGGCGCCCAGAACGCCTTCGTCCTGCGGCAGGGGGTGCGCCGCGACGCCGTCCTCGCCGTCGTCGGCATCTGCGCCCTGTCCGACGCGGTGCTCATCGCGCTGGGCGTCGGCGGGGTCGGCGCGGTGGTGACCGCCTGGCCCGGCGCGGTGCGGGTGGTCGGGATCGTCGGCGGTGCGTTCCTGCTGTGCTACGGCGCCCTCGCCGTGCGCCGGGTCCTCAGGCCCGGCGCCGGCCTGCGCGCACAGGGCGAGGCGTCGGGCTCGCGCAGGAGGGCGGTCCTCACCTGCCTGGCGATGACCTGGCTCAACCCGCACGTCTACCTGGACACGGTGTTCCTGCTCGGTTCCCTCGCCGCCGACCGCGGCCCGCTGCGCTGGACCTTCGGGCTCGGCGCCGCGCTCGCGAGCCTGTGCTGGTTCGCGGCCCTCGGCTTCGGCGCCCGGCTGCTCGGCCGGGTGCTGGCCGGACCCACCGCCTGGCGGGTCCTGGACGGCCTCGTCGCCGCCACCATGCTCGGCCTCGGCGGCATGCTCGTCGCCGGATCCTGAGCCGGACCGGATCCCGGGACGGCCGGTTCCGGCGCCCGCGGGAGGTGCTGAGATAGTGGACCGCGAATCGAAAGATGTATCGAGCAACCAGGGATCCCGTGGACACGAGCGAGAGCAGTACCGCCCCCGGCACCGGCGACGCCGAGGCACCGGACCCGCCCCGGCACGGCTGGCGGCGCTGGGCGATGGACACCCGCCCGCTGCAGATCCCCGCCTTCCGCCGCCTGTGGTCCTCCACGATCGTCACCGCCGTCGGCAGCCAGCTCACCGCCGTCGCCGTCCCCAAGCAGATCTACGACATCACCCACTCCTCGGCCTGGGTCGGCTACGCCAGCCTCGCCGGACTGGTGCCGATGGTGGTGTTCGCGCTGTGGGGCGGGGCGGTCGCCGACACGGTGGACCGGCGCAAGCTGCTCCTGGTCACCAACTGCGGCATCGCGGTGACCTCGCTGCTCTTCTGGGCCCAGGCCGCCGCCGGCCTCGACTCCGTCGTCGTGCTGATGGTGCTGCTCGCCGCGCAGCAGGCCTTCTTCGGCCTGAACGCCCCGGCCCGCAACGCCTCCATCGCCCGCCTGGTCCCGGCCGGACAGCTGCCCGCCGCGAACGCGCTCGGCTCGACGGTGATGCAGACCGGCTTGGTGGCGGGGCCGCTGCTGGCCGGCGTGCTCATCCCCGTCATCGGGTTGCCGGAGCTGTACCTGATCGACGCCCTGGCCCTGTGCGTGACGGTGTGGGCGGTGTTCCGGCTGCCCGCCCTGCCGCCGCTCGGCGAGGGGCCCGCCCGCCGGGCCGGGGTCCGGGAGATCGCGGCCGGGTTCCGCTACATCTCCGGGCGCAAGGTGCTGTTGCTGTCCTTCCTCGCCGACATCGTCGCCATGGTGTTCGGCATGCCCCGCGCCCTGTTCCCGCAGTTGGCCGCGCAGACCTACGCCTCCTGGGGCGAGGGGCTCGCGCTCGGCGTGCTGTTCGCCGGCATCCCGGTGGGCGCGGTGCTCGGCGGCCTGTTCTCCGGTGTCTTCTCGCGGGCGCGGCGGCACGGCTGGATGGTCATCGGCGCGGTCGTCGGCTGGGGCGCGGCCATCGCCGGCTTCGGTCTGAGCGGGAACCTCTGGGCGGCCCTGTTCTTCCTCGCCGCCGCCGGGGTGGCCGACATGATCTCCATGGTCTTCCGCGGGGCGATCCTGCTGTCCGCCGCGACCGACGAGATGCGCGGCCGGATGCAGGGCGTGTTCACGGTGGTCGTCGCGGGCGGCCCGCGCCTGGCCGACGTGCTGCACGGCACCGCGGGCTCGGCGTTCGGACCCCGTGCCGCCGTGGCGGGCGGCGGAGCGCTGGTGGTCGTGGTGATGCTGGCGCTGGCCTTCGCGGTCCCGGCGCTGCGCCGGTACCGGATCTGAGGCGGGGCCTACAGCGGCCCGCGGCGGCGCAGCGCGTACTGGTCCATCAGTTTGCCGCGGGTCGCCTCCAGCCGGTGGGCGAGGATCTCGGCGACCGTCCGCACCAGGGACAGGCCGAGCAGCGGGTCCTCCACGCACAGCGCGAGCACCGACGGCCCGTCGAACTCGTAGGCCCGTACGTTGCTGAAGGCCACCGCCCCGAAGTCCCACCGGTACGGCGGGAACAGCCAGGACCAGCCGAGCAGGTCCCCCGCCCCGAGGGTGGCCACCGTGAGCCGCTGCCGTGTGGTGACCTCCTGGTCGAGGGAGACGGCGCCCGAGCGGATCACCCAGAAGCGGTCGGCGGTGCCGCCCGACTCGAAGATCCGGGCGTCCTCCGCGAAGGAGACCTCCTCGGCCAGTTCCATGAGGCGCTCGCGCTGCGCCTGGGGGAGGGCGGTCAGCAGTTTGATGGCTTGGGTCATGGGACGGGGCTCCTCGCCGGCGGCGGTCCGGGTGCATTCCCTTGCGTCCATTGGAGCCGCTGCCGGCGTCCCGGGCACCTCGGGGCGGAGCGCTTTTCGCAGGAGGGCCGTGCGGGCGGGAGAAAGCCCTGGCTGGACGGGGGAAACCAGCCAGGGCCGCAAGCGGTGGTGAGGGAGGACGGTTCCGGCCGACCCCGTCACCACGTATGGATGAAGAATAAACCACCCCGCGGGAAGGCGCGCAACCCGAAACGGGTCACATGGCCCGGTTTTCGCCGGTGTCCGTGCCGGACGTCCTCCCCGGCGAGACGATCTCCTCCAGCACCCGCAGCACCGCCTCGTAGGCCCGCGCCCGCGTGAGCGCCTCCCGCGCCCCTTCGGGGTCGGTCGCCACAAGGCCCTGTGCCCGTTCCTGCCAGGCCCGTTCCTCCTGGGCCGCGCGGTCCCTGCCCCGCCGGATGCGCCGCAGGAGTTCGTCGGAGTCCACCACATCGCTCATGTCCCGCGGATACCCGGTCCGCGCCCGGTGATGGCAGCGGTACCCACGGTGTTTGACGACGCCCCCAGGGGTCAGTCGAAAAGGAGGGACCCGGCAAAACGGGCACGACTCGGGAAGGGGAGGGAAGGGATGTGCGAGCACCAACGGGCCGGCGCGGCGGCGGACGCTCGCGAGCCGTGCCGGACGCTGTCGTGGCGGCCCGCCGACGCGCGCAGGGCGGTCGAGCACGAGGTGGCCGAGCACTGTACCGCCTGTGCCATTCCCTGCGGCGCGCAGGCGCTGGAGGACGCCCTGCTGGTCGCCTCTGAGCTCACCACCAACGCCATCCTGCACGGCGGCGGGATCACCGGCTTCGACGTCGACGTGGACCCCGGCGGCGTCCGCGTGTCGGTGTGCGACCGCAGTGACGACGTGCCGGTGGCCGCCGCCCCCGTGGACGAGCGGGGCCGCTTCCGGCCCGGTGGGCGCGGCTGGCCCATCGTGTGCCGGCTGGCCCGGGACGTCAGGGTGGCCGGCCTGCCCTGCGGCGGCAAACGGATCACGGCCGTCGTGCCGCTGCGCTGAGAGCGGTGGCGGAAGTTCCGGATGCGGCGTTTGCCGCTTGGGGGCAAGGGCAGACGGAATTTCGTGCTTCGGACCGGAGGCGCGCGCCCAGCGGGACGGCGAGACCTGCTGCGGGCCCCCTTCCGGCGGGCCCGGCAAGTCCCCTCCCGCGGCGAACCCTGACAGCACCGTTCGGGCCGTGCCCGGAACCCCCGTTCCGGCCGTGCCCTGAAACCACCGTTCAGGAGCGATTCCGCATGCTGACCGACATGTCGACAAACCGTCCCGGCACGCCTGACCGCACCGCCCCCGCCGCCTCCCCGCGGCGGACGCACGACGACGCCCCCGACACCGCGACGCTCTTCGCGCGGATGGCGGAACTGGAGGACGGCCCGGAACGGGAAGCCGTGCGCGACAAGCTGGTGACGGCCTGGCTGCCCATGGCCCACCGGATCGCCGGCCGCTTCCGCGACCGCGGGGAGTCGGTGGAGGATCTGCGGCAGGTGGCCGCCCTCGGACTGGTCAAGGCCATCGACCGGTTCGACCCCTCCCGCGGCGCCTTCGAGAGTTATGCCGTGCCCACCATCACCGGTGAGGTCAAGCGGCACTTCCGGGACCGCATGTGGGCCCTCCGGGTGCCCCGCCGCGTCCAGGAACTGCGCAACCGCGTCCGCGTGGCCCGCCGTGAACTGACGCAGAACCCCGGCTCCCCCGAACCCACCGCCGCCGACATCGCGGCCCACACCGGCCTCACCGAGGAGGAGGTCGCCGCGGGCCTGGAGGCGCTGGAGAGCTTCAGCACCCTCTCCCTGGACGCCGAGCTGGCCGGCGGCGACGACGGCTACAGCCTCGCCGACACTCTCGGTGCCGCCGACTCCTCGTTCGACACCGTCGTGGACCGCGAGGCCGCGAAGGAGGGTCTGCGCCGGCTGCCCGAGCGGGAGCGGGCCATCCTCTACATGCGCTTCTTCGAGGACATGACGCAGAGCCGGATCGCCGACCGGCTCGGCATCTCCCAGATGCACGTCTCCCGCCTCATCAGCCGCAGCTGCGCCCGCGTCCGCGACGAGGTGCTCGGCCAGCGGCCCGGCGGCGGCCGTACCGCCCCCTGACCACCGTCGTCCGACCGAGGAGTCCCCACCAGATGCTCAAGCCGCACCCCGCCACCCTGCGCACACTCGTCGAGGCCTACGAGACGCTGCTCGCCGAGGAGACGCTCGCCGGAGTGGCGGAGCCCAGCCCCCGCCTGCGCGACCTGGCCTACACCCTGTGCGTGTCCACCGGCACCCGCGAGGTGACGGACGCCCTGGACACCGCCCACGCCCACCTCGCCGCGACCACGCCGGCGCACCGGTCCGCGCCGCCGGTCACCGCGGTCCGGCCCCGGCGCGCCACGGCCGTGCGGCGGACCGGGCCCGTCGTCGCCGCGGGCCTCGCCGCGTCGGCCGACGCGACGGACTGACCGCCCCGCCGCGGCGTCCCCGCCTTCCTACTTCCCCGGCTCCGGTCCGGCACCCAGCGGCCGGGCCAGGCCCGAGACCGCCTCGTCCAGACGCTGCAGGTGCCGCAGCACCCGGTCGGTGACCCGGCCGTAGCGCGGGGCGCGCAGGGTTCCCGGCTCCAGCATCGACGCGATGCTGGGGCCGGTCTCGATCACGGCGGTGGACCCCGGGTCGGCGACGTGCGCGGCGATCGTCCCGATGTTGTGCACGATCCGCCCGCCGGCACCGCGCAGCCGCGGATCCGCCGCTATCGAGGGGTGCGCCGGCAGCAGTTCGGCGGTGGCCGCCAGCGAACGCCCGTGGTACGCGCACGTCTCCAGCAGCGCCACGACGTACCGGGCGGTGTCCCGGCGCGAGCGCAGCGGTGTGATCGGGTGGGTGAGCGGCTGGGTGGCGGCGCGCAGGTCGGCCAGCGCCTGATCCAGGTGGCGCGCCCTGTCCACCAGGTCGCCCGGCGCCCCGCCGCTCAGCTGGTCCACCGAAGCCCGCGTCACGTCCGCCAGCCGCTCCAGGACGTCGACGAGGAGGTCGTTGGTGCGCCGGTCGGTGCGGACCGGCAGCACCACCGCGGCCGCGATCACCCCGCAGGCCGCGCCCAGCGCCGTCTCCTCCACCCGCAGCAGCAGCACCGCCGTGCTGTAGGTGTGCAGCAGCGTGTACAGCAGCCCCAGCATCGCCGTCACGAAGAACGACATCAGCGTGTAGGACAGGGGAGCGGTGTAGAACATCGCGAAGATGAACACCAGCACCAGCGCGAACGCCGTCCAGGTGTGGTGCCCGACCAGTCCCGCGAGCACGATGCCGGCCGCCACGCCGAGGACCGTGCCCACCAGCCGGCGGTAGCCCTTCACCAGGATCTCGCCGGTGGAGGCGGTGTTGATGAACACGATCCAGCACGTGAGGACCGCCCAGTACCAGCGCTGGCTGGACAGCAGTTCACCGCCGACGATGGCCAGCGAGGAGCCGACCGCCACCTGCACGGCGGCCCGGGTGGTGGGCCGCCGCAGCCCGGTCTCCTCCGGCTGCCCGTCCCCGCCGTCCTCGCTCACCTCGATGGCGGCGTCCTCGGCGTCCAGTTCCTCCCGGGAGCGGGCCGTCGCGGGGGTGTCGTCGGACTCGTCCTGCGGCCCGTCCATGGCGATCCGCAGCCCGAGCACGGCCCGCGCGGCCTCACCGAGACCCCGGAAGACGTCCTGCACGGCCGGTGAGGCCTTCGGCAGCCTGTCCTCCTCGCGGTAGCCGAGCAGCCGGTTGCGGATCTGCGCCAGCGCCGTGCCCGAGGCCTCGCCGGACGGTCGCAGCACCAGCAGGCGCAGCGCCCGCAGGTCCCGGCACAGGACGGCCGACGCCTCGTCCCGCAGGGGCAGTTCGCCGCCCGAGGGCAGGGGAGCACCGGGCAGGTGCAGGGTGAGCGTGTCCGTCCGCTCGGCACTGCGCGCGGTGAGCAGCAGCAGCACCAGGCGCTCGGCGGCGATCTCGGCGTCCGCGATCCGGCGCTGCAGCAGCCGGGCCACCGCCCCGTCGGAGGTGCCGTCCTCCAGCCTGCCCTGGATCATCAGTGCCGTCTCGTGCAGCCGGGCGGTACCCGTGCGCAGGTCCTCCAGGACCTTCTCCACGTCGTCCGGGCCGGCGTCCAGCAGCGCGGCCTGGGCGGCGATCAGCTGGCCGAGCCGGGCGCGGAAGGCCCGCCGCAGCCGGTCCAGGGTGCCGGCCGGGGTCTGCGGCAGCAGCACGAAGCGGGCGGCGGCGCTGCAGCCGAACGCCACGGCCACCACGCCGTACAGGGCCGGCAGCACCGAGGTGGTCGCCTGTACGAACAGGGACAGGAAGTAGACCTGGAAGCCGATCAGGCCCAGTGCCGTTCC
This is a stretch of genomic DNA from Streptomyces sp. TG1A-8. It encodes these proteins:
- a CDS encoding LysE/ArgO family amino acid transporter, which translates into the protein MNHALTATAAGFGTGLSLIVAIGAQNAFVLRQGVRRDAVLAVVGICALSDAVLIALGVGGVGAVVTAWPGAVRVVGIVGGAFLLCYGALAVRRVLRPGAGLRAQGEASGSRRRAVLTCLAMTWLNPHVYLDTVFLLGSLAADRGPLRWTFGLGAALASLCWFAALGFGARLLGRVLAGPTAWRVLDGLVAATMLGLGGMLVAGS
- a CDS encoding TetR/AcrR family transcriptional regulator encodes the protein METAKRVTRRRVRTRARLLDAAFEVFAAKGFGRVSIEQVCEAAGYSRGAFYSNFATLDELFFALYRERADLLAGQVAEALAQDGPGLDVPASVDRVTEALLLDVDWLLVKTDFLVHAARDPAVARTLLEHRARLREAIAGRLGRARGRTAPPAVLGGADGAARAVVAAYDGVTTQLLLDKDVDAARSWLKQLLTALLTGGGTPDES
- a CDS encoding WhiB family transcriptional regulator, whose protein sequence is MDNWREHAACRHEDPDLFFPIGTTGPAQVQAQQAKAVCGRCPVREQCLDWALDTGQTIGVWGGTTETERRTLRRRASSRPRSG
- a CDS encoding M1 family metallopeptidase — its product is MTPPPRQPARRRTTVPRREAVLAAVPVAVAALLGAAGPTATGTTGAPGAGDPYFPLSGNGGYHVSHYDLTLRYDTASRHLDGKAVLTARATQRLGRFDLDLEGLEVTGVTVDRTAARFRRNGQELVVTPRHTLGAGREFRVTVAYAGTPTPVTDPDGSADGWIPTDDGAFVAGEPQGAMTWFPANGHPGDKASYDITITVPEGRTAVANGVLRGRHTAHGRTTFRWHQAEPMAAYLATATVGRFRTESYTTADGIRVYNAVDAREAAAAAPVLKKLPSVLAWESGLFGPYPFRAAGSVVDHAPDVGYALETQTRPVYDSAPDLGTLVHENAHQWFGDSVSLTSWQDIWLNEGFATYAEWLYSEQHGGDSAQKTFDALYARPADDGLWAYPPADPGSGARIFGTPVYARGAMALHELRTAVGDRTFFRVLRAWAAGHRAGHGTTAQFVRLAERRSGKDLTGLFRTWLRTKGKPGGA
- a CDS encoding DUF6098 family protein yields the protein MSAPQGLPVVSGLADLARLVERRQGLYVRWSKGPGTDLGKVSSTDELTGVPMPGLSANPLDVEEWWEGRSVELWVARRLYDYAHLPHEKGPGVRPWVLRGRETGRGPDNEPLVVDVEPVCWIADEVIRAARAAVARQERDWGTLRRSGR
- a CDS encoding MFS transporter, whose amino-acid sequence is MYRATRDPVDTSESSTAPGTGDAEAPDPPRHGWRRWAMDTRPLQIPAFRRLWSSTIVTAVGSQLTAVAVPKQIYDITHSSAWVGYASLAGLVPMVVFALWGGAVADTVDRRKLLLVTNCGIAVTSLLFWAQAAAGLDSVVVLMVLLAAQQAFFGLNAPARNASIARLVPAGQLPAANALGSTVMQTGLVAGPLLAGVLIPVIGLPELYLIDALALCVTVWAVFRLPALPPLGEGPARRAGVREIAAGFRYISGRKVLLLSFLADIVAMVFGMPRALFPQLAAQTYASWGEGLALGVLFAGIPVGAVLGGLFSGVFSRARRHGWMVIGAVVGWGAAIAGFGLSGNLWAALFFLAAAGVADMISMVFRGAILLSAATDEMRGRMQGVFTVVVAGGPRLADVLHGTAGSAFGPRAAVAGGGALVVVVMLALAFAVPALRRYRI
- a CDS encoding LysR family transcriptional regulator ArgP codes for the protein MPELPLDQVRTLLTVVDEGTFDAAAAVLHVTPSAVSQRIRALEQRTGRVLLQRTKPVRPTESGAVLVRYARQLARLEREARGELGLSGAGEPTRVSVAVNADSLATWFLGALTRVPGLCFELHREDEDHTAALLREGLVMAAVTSSPGPVPGCSVRPLGRMRYLPVAAPGFAERYLDGPLRDVLTGAPVVVFDRKDDFQDGFVRRLGRDGAGPLRHQVPTSEGFVEAVAAGLGWGLVPEAQARPLLRAGRLVPLAPRLWTDLSLYWQQWKLDSPALAAVAEAVAVTAAGALRR
- a CDS encoding DUF488 domain-containing protein: MSVRVRRIYDPPEPDDGLRVLVDRLWPRGLSKEEARVDEWPKGLAPSTGLRRWFHGAEGSYGEFRRRYRAELAAARAAEPLDGLRASARRGRVTLLTASRTPGRSHASVLAELLRGTG
- a CDS encoding FAD-binding dehydrogenase, translating into MDADAIIVGAGLAGLVAAHELTSRGRRVALVDQENAANLGGQAYWSFGGLFLVDSPEQRRLGVKDSFDLAWNDWQGSAGFDRTEDEDSWAVRWARAYVEFAAGEKRSWLRGHGIELLPTVGWAERGDLRAGGHGNSVPRFHIAWGTGTGVVGPFVRRARQAARDGLLTFHHRHRVDELVVEGGTVRGVRGTVLVPDDAPRGAASSRERAGDFELTAQAVIVTSGGIGADHDIVRRHWPERLGTPPAEMVTGVPAYVDGRMLDISAGAGVRLVNRDRMWHYTEGLRNWDPVWAGHGIRILPGPSSLWLDALGRRLPDPCLPGYDTLGTLKHLRTTEDIAGYDHSWFILNRKIIEKEFALSGSEQNPDITAKDRKAVLRDRLLGKGAPAPVRAFLDKGADFVTASTPERLVDRMNGLTDEPLLDPAAVRRQIEARDLQIANPYSKDSQIQGIRNARRYIGDRLGRVAAPHRILDPAAGPLIGVRLHILTRKTLGGIQTDLDSRALGTDGRPVAGLYAAGEVAGFGGGGVHGYNALEGTFLGGCLFSGRAAGRAAARQTG